One segment of Neobacillus endophyticus DNA contains the following:
- a CDS encoding class I SAM-dependent methyltransferase: MKQTDIGQVAYSYARSREDIPSALMDSLQLRNIFWEGKKVADIGSGTGALTRKIAMRRADVAGVEPTLEMLAQAEMLNRSRNFTIPYHQGTAEDTGLQTSHYDMVTVLRAWHWFEREKAICEIKRILKPKGTLIVIDSGFTSGATAVQKTMTVLESFVPDGLKPAGSKADAVQQINGFPVEWFEEWQRSGFELRDFYKINYTVNFTKLEWLECVETSSWLAGLGETEQNLALKALSDSLTDDEPYMIPHDCNVCILRLTE, encoded by the coding sequence ATGAAACAAACTGATATTGGCCAGGTTGCTTATAGCTATGCTCGTTCAAGAGAAGATATTCCTTCGGCCCTGATGGATAGCCTTCAATTGCGGAATATTTTTTGGGAAGGAAAAAAAGTGGCGGATATCGGTTCCGGTACTGGCGCCCTCACGCGAAAAATAGCGATGAGAAGGGCTGATGTGGCAGGAGTGGAACCGACGCTGGAAATGCTGGCACAAGCGGAAATGCTAAATAGATCCCGCAATTTTACGATTCCCTATCATCAGGGAACAGCGGAGGATACGGGATTACAAACTTCACATTATGATATGGTGACAGTATTAAGGGCTTGGCATTGGTTTGAACGCGAAAAGGCCATTTGTGAGATTAAAAGAATACTGAAGCCTAAAGGTACACTTATTGTCATTGATTCTGGTTTCACTTCAGGAGCAACGGCCGTTCAGAAAACCATGACAGTATTGGAAAGCTTTGTACCTGATGGTTTGAAACCTGCCGGGTCTAAAGCAGACGCTGTTCAGCAGATTAATGGTTTTCCGGTGGAGTGGTTTGAGGAATGGCAGAGATCGGGCTTTGAACTGCGTGATTTTTATAAAATAAACTACACCGTAAATTTTACAAAGCTGGAATGGCTGGAGTGTGTAGAAACAAGTTCCTGGCTTGCTGGTTTAGGGGAGACAGAGCAGAATCTGGCATTAAAAGCACTTTCAGATTCACTGACGGACGATGAGCCATATATGATTCCACATGATTGCAATGTATGTATTTTAAGATTAACAGAATAA
- a CDS encoding LiaI-LiaF-like domain-containing protein — protein MRIWRVGTFSMGALLVLLGLLLFLSKFFELSIVQVMTAWWPILLIVLGIEILLYLFWSRQENPVLRYDILSIFFVGLLGTMGIVFAFLSF, from the coding sequence ATGAGAATTTGGAGAGTCGGTACGTTTTCGATGGGTGCTTTGCTCGTTCTGCTGGGCCTTCTTCTTTTCCTTTCAAAGTTTTTTGAATTAAGTATTGTACAAGTTATGACTGCCTGGTGGCCAATTTTACTTATTGTTTTAGGTATTGAAATATTGCTTTACTTATTTTGGTCACGCCAGGAAAATCCGGTGCTGCGTTATGATATTTTAAGTATCTTTTTCGTCGGTCTGCTTGGGACGATGGGGATTGTGTTTGCCTTTTTAAGTTTTTAA
- a CDS encoding RNA polymerase sigma factor, translated as MLIKKVLAGQDHAFRLLVEKYSQDVFRLVFAVLRDQKEAEDAAQEVFIKIYTSLPQYEDQGFKTWISRIAVNHAIDVKRKQARRKEETMDFLEGEGLATPPDGVEKEVLEGNRRRLVRKRLEELPENYREVIYGFYIEEKSYQQLAEEQNVQVKTIETKLYRARHWMKQHWKEGDFS; from the coding sequence ATGTTAATAAAAAAAGTGCTTGCAGGCCAGGATCATGCCTTCCGCCTTTTGGTTGAGAAATATAGCCAGGATGTGTTTAGGCTAGTCTTTGCTGTGCTTCGTGATCAGAAAGAAGCAGAAGATGCGGCACAAGAAGTGTTTATCAAAATATATACCTCTCTCCCCCAGTATGAAGATCAAGGCTTTAAAACGTGGATCTCACGAATTGCCGTTAATCACGCCATTGATGTGAAAAGGAAGCAGGCAAGGAGAAAAGAGGAAACCATGGATTTCCTTGAAGGAGAAGGGTTGGCGACACCGCCAGATGGGGTGGAAAAAGAGGTCTTGGAAGGAAACCGGCGAAGACTTGTCAGAAAGCGGCTGGAGGAGCTTCCCGAAAACTATCGCGAGGTCATTTACGGTTTTTATATTGAGGAAAAAAGCTATCAGCAATTGGCCGAGGAACAAAATGTACAGGTAAAGACCATTGAGACAAAGCTGTACAGGGCACGCCATTGGATGAAACAACACTGGAAGGAGGGCGATTTTTCATGA
- a CDS encoding DUF1697 domain-containing protein yields MTIYIALLRGINVGGHNKIKMADLKSLLEAMALQKVKTYIQSGNVLFESQEEAIELSRRIEKEICKTFGFPVPVVLRTADEYEQIIHNCPYSTDSLKEGESVQLAFLAEEPSQERIDHLSSYKSDKDDFSILGKNLYLFFRHSIRESKLAAQMPRLGVPATVRNWNTVLKLNTLAKEMAK; encoded by the coding sequence GTGACGATTTATATTGCACTGCTTCGCGGCATTAATGTCGGCGGGCATAATAAAATCAAAATGGCGGACTTAAAAAGCTTGTTGGAAGCAATGGCATTACAAAAAGTAAAAACGTACATCCAAAGTGGAAATGTGTTGTTTGAATCACAGGAGGAGGCGATAGAGCTCAGCAGACGGATCGAGAAGGAAATTTGCAAAACATTTGGTTTTCCCGTTCCCGTCGTTCTAAGAACAGCAGATGAGTATGAACAGATTATTCATAACTGTCCATATTCTACAGATTCATTAAAAGAAGGGGAAAGTGTTCAGCTGGCTTTTTTGGCCGAAGAGCCTTCTCAGGAGCGAATCGATCATTTAAGCTCTTATAAAAGTGATAAAGACGACTTTAGCATCCTAGGAAAAAATCTTTACCTATTTTTCCGGCATAGCATTCGGGAATCTAAGCTGGCAGCGCAGATGCCTAGGCTAGGAGTTCCGGCGACAGTGCGAAATTGGAATACGGTCTTAAAATTAAACACACTGGCAAAGGAAATGGCTAAATGA
- a CDS encoding VOC family protein → MVLQRVSLLTIGAFQLPVLRSFYKGLGWEETEISSDDYAVFKTAGVLLSLFPIEELAKDAGIEINHSIESYRPVTFAINVNEPEDVDSTIEQIREAGGKILREPSDAFWGGRTAYFADPENNLWEVAWNPSAVFDERGGMISF, encoded by the coding sequence ATGGTTTTGCAAAGAGTTTCCTTACTGACAATCGGCGCCTTCCAATTACCTGTACTTCGTTCTTTTTATAAAGGTTTAGGGTGGGAAGAAACAGAAATCAGTTCTGACGATTATGCTGTATTTAAAACTGCCGGCGTATTGCTATCTTTATTCCCTATTGAAGAGCTGGCTAAAGATGCTGGTATTGAAATAAACCATTCTATTGAATCCTATAGGCCTGTTACCTTCGCTATTAATGTGAACGAACCTGAAGATGTGGACTCAACAATTGAACAGATCCGTGAAGCAGGAGGGAAAATCCTAAGAGAGCCCAGTGATGCTTTTTGGGGCGGAAGGACTGCCTATTTTGCAGATCCCGAAAACAATCTTTGGGAAGTCGCTTGGAACCCCAGTGCGGTTTTTGATGAACGCGGAGGGATGATTTCATTTTAA
- the plsY gene encoding glycerol-3-phosphate 1-O-acyltransferase PlsY, whose amino-acid sequence MFMFWLLLLISYLIGSFPSALIVGKLLYGVDIREHGSKNPGATNTLRVLGKKSGIAVLIMDVSKGSLAAALPQYFHLDAEPLYFGLAAVIGHCFPIFAGFRGGKAIATTAGALLIANLPLFAIAYVSFFFMTIFTRYVFLGSISVGLSMVIYDLFSSKLDFELLFFLFFLLLIYLHRSNLRNFVLGIEPKINDKHLLNDRIPPKNGGFKM is encoded by the coding sequence ATTTTCATGTTTTGGCTGCTACTTCTTATTTCCTATTTAATCGGAAGTTTTCCCTCTGCCTTGATTGTGGGCAAGCTCCTATATGGTGTTGATATACGTGAACATGGCAGTAAAAACCCTGGGGCCACTAACACCTTAAGAGTACTTGGCAAAAAGTCGGGCATTGCTGTATTGATTATGGATGTGAGCAAAGGTTCCTTAGCTGCTGCACTGCCACAGTACTTTCACTTAGATGCTGAACCCTTATATTTTGGACTGGCTGCTGTAATCGGCCATTGTTTTCCGATATTTGCCGGATTCCGCGGGGGCAAGGCCATCGCCACAACAGCTGGTGCACTATTAATTGCCAACCTTCCATTATTTGCGATTGCTTACGTCAGTTTCTTTTTCATGACCATCTTCACAAGGTATGTTTTTTTGGGTTCGATTTCAGTTGGATTAAGTATGGTGATTTATGATTTATTTTCATCAAAGCTGGATTTTGAACTTCTCTTTTTTCTCTTCTTTCTACTGCTCATTTATCTTCATCGCTCTAATCTTCGTAATTTTGTTCTTGGAATTGAGCCAAAAATCAATGATAAGCATTTACTTAACGATCGAATCCCACCTAAAAACGGAGGTTTTAAAATGTAA
- a CDS encoding thioredoxin family protein encodes MELNAWFQKGMTADEYIGSMNQNKQEMLSILNQFTLKDEDISKLEGLRDQQLRAIVLTEDWCGDALLNNPILLKIAEAAGIEIRFILRDQNLELMDQYLTNGTSRAIPIFIFINQDGEEVGVWGPRAPEIQARVEKERAGLPEKEAPDFQEKQMEMYKRLRESYQKDDAIWQTVANSIQSVLLS; translated from the coding sequence ATGGAACTAAATGCTTGGTTTCAAAAAGGGATGACAGCAGATGAGTACATCGGGTCAATGAACCAGAATAAACAGGAAATGCTTAGCATTTTAAACCAATTTACATTAAAAGATGAAGACATAAGCAAACTGGAAGGGTTAAGGGATCAACAATTACGGGCAATCGTATTAACAGAGGATTGGTGCGGAGATGCTCTGCTGAACAATCCGATTTTGTTAAAAATCGCTGAAGCAGCCGGAATAGAAATTCGTTTTATCCTCCGCGATCAAAATCTTGAGTTGATGGATCAGTATTTAACGAATGGAACTTCAAGAGCGATTCCTATTTTTATCTTTATCAACCAGGATGGTGAAGAAGTAGGAGTATGGGGACCGCGCGCCCCAGAAATACAGGCCCGTGTTGAAAAGGAACGTGCGGGTCTTCCTGAAAAAGAGGCTCCAGACTTCCAGGAAAAGCAAATGGAAATGTACAAGCGTCTTAGAGAATCTTATCAAAAAGATGACGCCATTTGGCAAACCGTTGCCAACAGCATTCAATCTGTTCTTTTATCCTAA
- the gatB gene encoding Asp-tRNA(Asn)/Glu-tRNA(Gln) amidotransferase subunit GatB yields MEFETVIGLEVHVELKTESKIFSASPNHFGAEPNSNTSVIDLGYPGVLPVLNKKVVDFGMKAAMALNCQVATHTKFDRKNYFYPDNPKAYQISQFDQPIGEHGWIEIEVNGYTKKIGITRIHLEEDAGKLNHGKGYSLVDFNRQGTPLIEIVSEPDIRTPDEAYAYLEKLKSIIQYTGVSDCKMEEGSLRCDANISIRPVGQKEFGTKTELKNLNSFNFVRKGLEFEEKRQREVVLSGGKIDQETRRFDEATGSTILMRVKEGSDDYRYFPEPDLLELYIDEDWKERIRAEIPELPDERQKRYIEELGLPVYDAKVLTVTKEMADFFEATVSAGADAKQASNWLMGEVSGYLNAEGKELDQVPLTPDGLASMIQLIENGTISSKIAKTVFKELIENGGNAEQIVKEKGLVQISDEGTLLKIISEVLDNNPKSIEDFKGGKAKATGFLVGQIMKETKGQANPQLVNQLLLQELNKR; encoded by the coding sequence ATGGAATTTGAAACAGTCATTGGACTAGAAGTCCACGTAGAATTAAAAACTGAATCTAAAATCTTTTCGGCCAGCCCGAATCATTTTGGTGCAGAACCGAATTCAAATACCTCAGTAATTGACCTTGGCTATCCTGGAGTACTGCCAGTTCTTAATAAAAAGGTTGTTGATTTCGGAATGAAAGCAGCAATGGCCTTGAATTGCCAAGTTGCAACCCATACGAAATTTGACCGCAAGAACTATTTTTACCCGGATAATCCGAAGGCCTACCAAATTTCTCAATTTGACCAGCCAATCGGCGAGCATGGCTGGATTGAAATTGAAGTAAATGGCTATACGAAAAAAATTGGGATTACAAGGATCCACTTGGAGGAAGATGCCGGTAAGCTGAATCATGGCAAAGGTTATTCCTTGGTCGATTTTAACCGTCAAGGAACACCGCTGATTGAGATTGTATCGGAGCCGGACATTCGTACTCCTGATGAAGCTTATGCCTATTTAGAAAAATTAAAATCGATTATCCAATACACGGGCGTTTCTGATTGCAAAATGGAAGAAGGTTCGCTTCGCTGTGACGCCAATATTTCCATTCGTCCTGTTGGCCAAAAAGAGTTTGGTACAAAAACAGAATTGAAGAACTTGAACTCGTTCAACTTTGTCCGTAAAGGCCTTGAATTTGAAGAGAAGCGGCAGCGGGAGGTTGTTTTAAGCGGCGGTAAAATCGACCAGGAAACACGCCGTTTTGATGAAGCAACAGGATCAACCATCCTCATGAGGGTGAAGGAGGGCTCCGATGATTACCGCTACTTCCCGGAACCAGACTTACTTGAACTGTATATTGATGAGGATTGGAAAGAACGGATTCGCGCAGAGATTCCGGAACTTCCAGATGAGCGGCAAAAGCGTTATATTGAAGAGCTTGGTCTGCCAGTTTATGATGCAAAGGTGTTAACTGTAACGAAAGAAATGGCTGATTTCTTTGAAGCTACCGTGAGTGCAGGGGCTGATGCAAAACAGGCTTCTAACTGGTTAATGGGTGAGGTTTCGGGCTATTTAAATGCAGAAGGAAAAGAGCTCGATCAAGTGCCGTTAACCCCAGATGGACTGGCCAGCATGATTCAATTAATTGAAAACGGAACGATTTCATCTAAAATTGCCAAAACCGTATTTAAAGAGTTAATTGAAAACGGCGGTAATGCAGAGCAGATTGTAAAAGAAAAAGGACTTGTTCAGATCTCGGATGAAGGAACACTATTAAAAATCATTTCAGAGGTGCTTGATAACAACCCGAAATCAATTGAGGATTTCAAAGGTGGTAAAGCAAAAGCAACAGGTTTCCTTGTCGGACAAATCATGAAAGAGACAAAGGGACAAGCCAATCCGCAACTCGTTAATCAATTACTGTTGCAGGAATTGAATAAACGATAA
- a CDS encoding cysteine hydrolase family protein, protein MKALINIDYTHDFVADAGALTCGKPGQVIEDKITSLTKEFIENGDYVVFAIDVHDRGDEFHPETKLFPPHNLRGTSGRHLFGALQKVYEENKERSNVVLMDKTRYSAFAGTDLEMKLRERGITEVHLVGVCTDICVLHTAVDAYNKGFEIVVYKEAVASFNPKGHEWALGHFEQSLGAMVK, encoded by the coding sequence ATGAAAGCATTAATTAATATCGATTATACACACGATTTTGTGGCGGATGCGGGTGCATTAACATGTGGCAAACCAGGGCAGGTGATTGAAGACAAAATTACCTCTCTGACAAAAGAGTTTATCGAAAACGGCGATTATGTTGTGTTCGCGATTGATGTTCATGATCGGGGAGATGAATTTCATCCGGAAACAAAATTGTTCCCGCCTCATAACTTGCGTGGTACCTCGGGCAGACATTTATTTGGGGCTCTTCAAAAAGTGTATGAGGAAAATAAGGAGCGAAGCAACGTTGTCCTCATGGATAAAACAAGATACTCCGCTTTTGCAGGAACAGATCTTGAAATGAAATTACGCGAGCGGGGAATCACAGAGGTCCACCTAGTGGGTGTTTGTACGGATATTTGTGTTCTTCATACTGCGGTAGATGCCTACAATAAGGGATTTGAAATTGTTGTTTATAAAGAGGCGGTTGCATCTTTTAACCCTAAGGGACATGAATGGGCACTGGGGCATTTTGAACAATCGCTAGGTGCTATGGTTAAATAA
- a CDS encoding diacylglycerol kinase has translation MKRARLIYNPTSGRELIKRQLPEILEKLEKAGYEASCHATTGAGDAINAARIAVERQYDVVIAAGGDGTIHEVVNGLAEQEYRPKLGIIPAGTTNDFARALQIPRDVGTAVDIITKGELIPVDIGRINDKYFINIAGGGRITELTYEVPSKLKTMLGQLAYYLKGMEMLPSIKASDLRIEYDGKLFEGEAMMFLVGLTNSIGGFERLAPDASINDGLFSLLILKKVNLAEFIRIVTMSIRGEHVNDPNVIYTQANRIKVYSEEKVQLNLDGEFGGLLPAEFENLYRHLEVFVPLDNIRPNDRPEDWNPGKRYS, from the coding sequence ATGAAACGAGCAAGACTGATTTACAATCCCACGTCAGGTCGTGAATTAATCAAACGTCAGCTACCGGAAATACTGGAAAAATTGGAGAAGGCCGGGTACGAGGCGTCTTGCCATGCCACGACTGGAGCAGGAGATGCCATAAACGCTGCAAGAATTGCGGTTGAGCGTCAATACGATGTGGTTATTGCTGCTGGCGGTGACGGCACCATTCACGAAGTGGTAAATGGTCTCGCAGAACAGGAATACCGCCCCAAATTAGGAATCATTCCAGCTGGAACAACGAATGATTTTGCCCGGGCTTTGCAAATTCCGAGAGATGTTGGGACCGCTGTGGACATTATTACAAAAGGGGAGTTAATTCCCGTTGATATCGGCCGCATTAACGATAAGTATTTTATCAATATTGCCGGCGGCGGCAGGATTACAGAGCTTACCTACGAAGTACCAAGCAAATTAAAAACTATGCTTGGTCAACTAGCCTACTATTTAAAGGGGATGGAAATGCTCCCTTCCATAAAAGCATCAGATCTTCGAATAGAGTATGATGGAAAGCTGTTTGAAGGAGAAGCAATGATGTTCCTGGTTGGACTAACCAATTCCATTGGCGGATTTGAAAGACTAGCTCCTGATGCCTCTATTAACGATGGACTTTTTTCATTGCTCATTTTGAAAAAAGTAAATCTGGCTGAGTTCATCCGTATTGTTACCATGTCAATCCGTGGTGAACATGTTAACGATCCGAATGTTATTTATACCCAGGCAAATAGAATAAAGGTCTATTCTGAAGAAAAGGTGCAATTAAATTTAGACGGAGAATTTGGCGGTTTGCTGCCAGCGGAGTTTGAAAACCTTTATCGTCATTTGGAAGTGTTCGTGCCTTTGGATAATATCCGCCCTAATGATAGGCCAGAAGATTGGAACCCAGGAAAAAGATATAGTTGA
- a CDS encoding nicotinate phosphoribosyltransferase, with protein MKHIYHDDSYTLHTDLYQINMAETYWRDGIHNKRAVFELFFRKLPFGNGYAVFAGLEKVVQFIKDFRFSEADLEYLKNEVGYKDDFLAFLKDLRFTGTIRSMKEGELVFGNEPILRVDAPLAEAQLIETALLNIVNYQTLIATKASRIKQVVGNEVAMEFGTRRAQEMDAAIWGTRAAYLAGFDATSNVRAGKMFGIPVSGTHAHAMVQAYKDEYTAFHKYAETHKDCVFLVDTYDTLHLGVPNAIKVAKELGDKINFIGIRLDSGDLAYLSKEARKMLDEAGFQQAKIFASSDLDEYTIINLKAQGAKIDSWGIGTKLITAFDQAALGAVYKIVSIENENGQMEDTIKISSNPEKVTTPGLKRIYRIINNKNNHAEGDYVAMEDEKLPEKRLRMFHPTHTFINKVVTNFTAKDLHIDIFVNGQFVYDLPTIEESKDYLKQNLDALWDEYKRTMNPEEYPVDLSQKCWDNKMKNIEEVKEKVAAMKE; from the coding sequence ATGAAACATATTTATCATGACGATAGTTATACTCTGCATACAGATCTTTACCAGATTAATATGGCGGAAACGTATTGGCGGGATGGTATACATAATAAGCGAGCAGTCTTTGAACTATTTTTTCGTAAACTTCCATTTGGAAATGGATATGCTGTATTTGCAGGTCTTGAAAAAGTGGTTCAATTTATCAAGGATTTTCGGTTTAGTGAAGCAGACCTCGAATATTTGAAAAATGAAGTAGGTTACAAGGATGATTTTTTAGCATTTTTAAAAGATCTCCGTTTTACAGGAACCATTCGTTCGATGAAAGAAGGCGAGCTTGTTTTTGGAAATGAGCCCATTTTACGTGTGGATGCCCCGCTGGCTGAAGCACAATTAATCGAAACAGCTTTGTTAAACATTGTGAATTACCAAACATTGATTGCCACAAAGGCTTCAAGAATTAAGCAGGTTGTCGGGAATGAAGTGGCCATGGAATTCGGAACAAGACGGGCACAAGAAATGGATGCAGCCATTTGGGGAACAAGGGCAGCCTATCTTGCCGGCTTCGATGCAACCAGTAATGTAAGAGCGGGAAAAATGTTCGGCATTCCGGTGTCAGGCACCCATGCTCATGCCATGGTGCAGGCTTATAAAGATGAATATACAGCTTTCCATAAGTATGCGGAAACCCATAAGGATTGTGTGTTTTTAGTAGACACTTATGATACGCTTCATCTCGGTGTGCCTAATGCGATTAAAGTGGCAAAAGAGCTTGGCGATAAGATTAATTTTATCGGGATTCGCCTGGATAGCGGAGACTTGGCTTATTTATCAAAAGAGGCACGCAAAATGCTCGATGAGGCGGGTTTCCAACAAGCGAAAATTTTTGCCTCAAGTGACCTGGACGAGTATACGATTATCAATTTAAAAGCCCAAGGAGCCAAAATTGACAGTTGGGGAATCGGCACGAAATTGATTACGGCCTTCGACCAGGCTGCACTTGGCGCCGTTTATAAAATAGTTTCAATTGAAAATGAAAACGGACAAATGGAGGATACAATAAAAATTTCCTCCAATCCGGAAAAAGTAACAACACCTGGTTTGAAGAGAATTTACCGTATTATAAATAATAAGAACAACCATGCGGAAGGGGATTACGTAGCGATGGAAGATGAGAAGCTTCCAGAAAAACGTCTGCGCATGTTCCATCCCACACATACCTTCATAAACAAGGTAGTGACCAACTTTACCGCAAAAGATCTCCATATAGATATTTTTGTGAACGGGCAGTTTGTTTACGATCTCCCAACTATAGAGGAATCCAAGGATTATTTAAAGCAAAACCTCGATGCATTATGGGATGAATACAAACGCACCATGAATCCAGAGGAATACCCTGTCGATTTAAGCCAAAAATGCTGGGATAACAAAATGAAAAACATTGAAGAAGTAAAAGAAAAAGTCGCAGCAATGAAAGAATAA
- the gatA gene encoding Asp-tRNA(Asn)/Glu-tRNA(Gln) amidotransferase subunit GatA, producing the protein MSLFDYKVSDLHELLHKKELKVSDLVEESYKRISEVEDKVQAFLTLDEENARHTAKALDDKLATNAAKGLLFGMPIGVKDNIVTKGLRTTCASKILENFDPIYDATVVQKLQQAETVTIGKLNMDEFAMGSSNENSGFKKTFNPWNLERVPGGSSGGSAASVAAGEVLFSLGSDTGGSIRQPAAFCGVVGLKPTYGRVSRFGLVAFASSLDQIGPITRTVEDNAFLLQAISGLDPMDSTSANVEVSNFASALTGDVKGLRIAVPKEYLGEGVAESVRQSVLDALKVLEKQGAVWEEVSLPHSKYALATYYLLSSSEASANLSRFDGVRYGYRTPDAENLLDLYKKTRAEGFGDEVKRRIMLGTFALSSGYYDAYYKKAQKVRTLIKQDFENVFEKYDVIVGPTTPTPAFKIGENIDDPMTMYANDILTIPVNLAGVPGISVPCGFDAGMPLGLQIIGKHFDEATIYRVAHAFEQATDFHKQKPQL; encoded by the coding sequence TCCAAGCATTTTTAACATTAGATGAAGAAAATGCCCGACATACAGCAAAAGCACTGGATGACAAACTGGCAACTAATGCAGCAAAAGGATTGCTGTTCGGTATGCCAATTGGCGTAAAAGATAATATCGTCACGAAAGGGTTAAGAACTACCTGTGCCAGCAAAATTCTTGAAAACTTTGACCCAATTTACGATGCCACTGTTGTGCAAAAGCTACAGCAGGCTGAAACTGTAACGATTGGTAAATTAAACATGGACGAGTTTGCCATGGGATCTTCCAATGAAAACTCCGGTTTCAAAAAGACGTTTAATCCCTGGAATCTAGAAAGAGTTCCTGGCGGTTCTTCAGGTGGTTCTGCCGCATCTGTTGCTGCAGGCGAAGTCCTATTTTCGCTTGGTTCCGATACAGGAGGTTCCATTCGCCAGCCAGCTGCATTTTGCGGTGTCGTAGGTTTAAAACCAACCTATGGCCGGGTGTCCCGTTTCGGTCTTGTGGCGTTTGCATCTTCGCTTGATCAAATCGGTCCAATCACTAGAACTGTTGAGGATAATGCGTTTCTTTTACAAGCTATTTCAGGACTTGATCCAATGGATTCAACTTCTGCAAATGTTGAAGTTTCAAACTTTGCATCGGCTTTAACTGGAGATGTGAAAGGCTTAAGAATCGCAGTTCCAAAAGAATACCTTGGCGAAGGTGTAGCAGAATCAGTCCGTCAATCTGTTCTTGATGCCTTAAAGGTACTTGAAAAACAGGGAGCCGTTTGGGAAGAAGTTTCTCTGCCGCATTCGAAATATGCACTTGCAACATACTATTTGCTTTCATCGTCTGAAGCATCAGCTAACCTTTCCCGTTTTGACGGCGTCCGATATGGCTACCGGACACCGGATGCGGAAAATCTTTTGGATCTCTACAAAAAAACAAGAGCAGAAGGCTTCGGTGATGAAGTGAAACGTCGGATTATGCTCGGAACGTTTGCGTTGAGCTCCGGATATTATGATGCCTACTATAAAAAGGCACAAAAAGTGCGGACCTTAATTAAGCAAGACTTTGAAAATGTTTTTGAAAAATATGATGTCATTGTTGGGCCAACAACACCAACTCCAGCATTTAAAATTGGCGAAAACATTGATGACCCAATGACCATGTATGCAAATGATATTTTAACGATTCCAGTCAATCTTGCTGGCGTACCGGGAATCTCCGTGCCATGCGGTTTTGATGCTGGTATGCCGCTCGGTTTACAAATTATCGGCAAGCACTTTGATGAAGCTACCATTTATCGCGTTGCACATGCATTTGAGCAGGCAACAGATTTTCATAAACAAAAACCACAACTGTAG